From the Lathyrus oleraceus cultivar Zhongwan6 chromosome 3, CAAS_Psat_ZW6_1.0, whole genome shotgun sequence genome, the window ATTGATTTGTTTAGTTTTTGGTATGAGCAAGATATAGGGTTCCAGGCCATGGTGTGGTGTGCTACAGACCACATGTTAAGTTATTTTGGCCAATTTGAAATAAGTTTTAATTTCTTTAAAATACTTGCTGCCTATTATTAGCTTGCTGCCTACTGCAGATGTGTTGTTCTTGTGCATAATTGTTATTCTTAGGAGATTCTGTTTGTTATAACAAAATCAATATAATTGTGTTGATTCCTCTCTTTTATGTCAATTTACCATTATATTCCTCTGTGATAAAACATTTTATTGTTTGTTTAACAATTTGATCACAATGCATTTACTGTTTGTTAAATATAGTTATAATGTTTTGAAAGTTTTTAATCTATTTGCAATTGATTTTAGGTACATGATAAAGCTTCTCAATTTCAAAAGAAAGGGTGTGATCATTATAAGTTGTTGGAAATCATATTCAACAAAAATAATGCAACTGGAGTACTTCATCATTCATCTACTCAAGACCCTCCAAATACAGATGAAGAAAATGAGCTTGACAATCAATACCTTAACAATGGGAGTGCGAGTCATGTACGTGTTAATGGTGATAGTTCAGACGATGATCTACATGAAGTTGAGCACATCACACGTAGTGGAAAGAGACAAGTTCAAGTACGATCCAAGAAAGAGTCTACATCACATATGATGGGAGAGGCACTTTCGGCATGGGCTAAAGCATCTTTGGCAAAAGCTGAGAGGTATAGGGATAGGAGTGTGGAGGCTACTTCACGTGTAACATCAGACTGCTCTCTTACTAAGTGTGTGACTGTTCTGGATGAGATGGAAGACATTCCACATGATGCATATGGAAAAGCTTTGGAAAAGTTTATGAATCCTGATTGGAGAGAAGTGTTCATCGCCATGTCTGTTGAGAGGAAACGTGGATGGGTACTTAGACTTTAAGGATAAAGTCTTACTTAAACTTATGGTGATAGTAATGAGACATACTTCTCTTAGTACtttgtttattatttttatgATTGTGTACTTTGTTCTGTTTGCTGACAATTGTTTGTGTTTTTATGCATTATTTTGAATTTCATAGTTATGTTATAAAACCTTTTTATTGAATGTACCATTCTTAAAGTTTTGTTATTAAATTGTATGACAGGTTCTAACCAGAATTGATATTGATGAAAGTGATGATTCTACTTCTGATGCAAGTGATGATGAATTCGCAGAATTTCTCTTTAATAGTATGATTTATAATTATCATCAGAAATACTTTAACAAAGCAAAGGTGTTGACATCTTCGTTGACTGGTCGTGAGTTTGTTGCTGAAGTATTAAATGGATCTGGAACAAGTTGTTTTGATTTATTTCGAATGAAGAAAGAATGTTTTATTAATTTTTGTAATGAATTGAGGGAGAAGAACTACTTATGTGACTCAAGAGATGTGCTTGTTGAAGAGAAGGTTGCTACATTTTTATTCATAATTGGTCATAATGTTCGTCATAGAGTTGCTTCAATCCGCTTTCAACATTCCACTGAAACAATATCACGCAATTTTAAGGAGGTATTAAGGGCAGTTTGTCGATTTGGAAAGGAACTAATAAAGCAAGAGTCCAAAGAGTTTCCTGAAAGAAttaaaaataattcaaaataCTATCCTTGGTTTAAGGTATGCACATAATTCATATTCTTCTATTGTAGTTGTATATTTATTTCAACATAATTTGATTATGGTTTAATTATTCATATTATTTGGGTTATGTCTTAAAGAATTGCATAGGTGCGATTGACGGTACACATATCAGTGCATCGGTTCCTGCAGAAAAACAAATTTCATGTAGAGATAGAAAGGCAACAATCACACAAAATGTCAtgtgtgcttgtgattttaaCATGATGTTTACGTATGTATATTCGGGATGGGAAGGAAGTGCACATGATTCAAAGATTCTTTTGGATGCAATTACAAATCAAAATGCTGAATTTCCTTGGCCACCTAGAGGTAAGTCATGGTATCAACATAAAATTATGTTCAATGAAATTAACAAAGTTGAACTAACATATATTTTATTTGATGAAGGTTCATTTTATCTCGTTGATTCTGGGTATCCATGTATTGGAGGTTTTCTTCCCCCTTATAGGGGTGAAAGGTATCACGCACAAGAATATAGAGGTCAAGGTAGACAACCCAGAAGTCCGGAAGAGTTATTTAACTATAGACACTCGTCTCTAAGGATGACAATTGAGCGTTGTTTTGGGGTGCTGAAAAATAGATTTCCTATTTTAAAGTTGATGCCTCCTTATAAGCCTTCTAGGCAACGACTCATAGTTATTGCGTGTTGTGCTATTCACAATTATATACGCAAGTGGAATTTACCGGACGAGTTGTTTAGGATATGGGAAGAAATGGATCCTGTCGAACTCGAGGGAATACAAGAAGGTCCTATCATAGAAGGAACAAGTTCCAATGTCGACAACTTAACAAGATTATCTAATGAAGGTGCAGCTGAAATGACAATGAAGAGAAATCATATTAGAGATGAGATGTGGGTACACCGTAGCAATTAAGTGAATTAATTATCTCTATGTTACATTTTCATACAAGCAACTTTGAATTTTAGTGGTTATTTCTAAATACTTATGTTAGTTTGATTTCATATGTATGCTTCAGATATTGATATACGCTATAAAATTTTGATAATTTTTGTGTGAACAAGTTATTAACTTGACTCTAAAAAGGAATTAAATCATATATTTAATCATAAGAAATTTCTAAAAAAATTAATTATGAGtcattaaaaaattaattatgAGTCATTAAATCATATGTATATTTAAATATGAGTcaataaaaaattaattattatttattaaaattctttttcattttatattagttaaaaaagtaatttttaaaaattaaattatcattttttattttctcatttttaaaaaaaaactgtttttaaaaataatttaccaaacaaatatttctattttctcatttttaaaacagttttgaaaagtcatgttaccaaataaattttttaatagTTCTCTTCTTAAAAATACTTTTTCAAAACAACTTtataaaacatattttaaaaagTGAAAAGCAAAACTGATTCAAACGGGCCCTAATTATCCAAAAACTCGTATCTTGCTTGTCTATTTCCGATAAAGAATATTTTGGGTTTTTACCATCATCAAATCAGTATATAAAAACTAAATTTATTAACATACATTTAAACTTATTATACAGTTTTGTGTGAAAGTTACTATGAATAATAAGCGAAATGATGAATGGAACAGAAAAAACGGAgtaaaatcaaataaaataaaaaaaatctctctctctctctctctctctctctctctctctctctctctctcctctctctctctctctctcctctctctctctctctctctctctctctctctctctctctctctctctctctctctctctctctctctctctctctctctatatatatatatatatatatatatatatatatatatatatatatatatatatatatatatatatatatatatatatatatatatatatatatatatatatatatatatatatatatatatatatattatatatatatatatatatatatatatatatatatatatatcgcGGCACACTTATAATTGAGTAATACCTTGGAAACCGAAGACGTTAAGGATTTTAAGATCAATACGTTGATAGAGGAATATGAACTTTTCTATATGGAATCTGGGAAAATTGTTGACTCCACGTAGATTCTCTTTTTTCCATTTAATCAACAAGTTAGATAGTTTGACAAAGTTCTTTTATAAAAAAGGTTGTTCTAACAAAATTTTAAGGTGTATGTGTAAGGAATGGCAACCGAAGGTTACAACCATCAAAGAGTCAAATGATCTTAATAATTTGGATATAACAAAAATATTTGGAAAGCTGACCAAACATAGGAGTGAACTGAAACGGCTCGCTGCAAGCGAAGTAACTAATGGTAATATGTTTTGGATAGCTAAATGTTTATTTGCTTGACTTGGATGATGTGCCAATGTATGATACTAAATGTTTAGTTACTAAGAATGAAGATTCTTAACTATAGTCGTTTAAGAAATGTACATTTTGACTTAATAAATAAGATAACATCCAAAAATTTAATAGTTGGTCAACCaaaaataaagttttataaaGATAAACTTTACGGTGCTtgccaaatgggaaaacaaacTAGAGTGTCTTCCAAATATAAAAACATTGTTTCAACTTCAAAACTTCTCATGCTTCTCCATATAGACTTGTTTAACCCTTCAGAGACAATATGTTTAGACGGTAACTATTACAAGTTTGTAATTGTGGCCGACTATTTTAGGTTACTTGGATGCTCTTCTTAGCCCATAAGGAAGAAAATTTTAGCAATTTTGTTAACTTTGCTAAGTTTGTCCAAAATCTTTACAATTTTAAAATGATCACAATCCATAGTAATCATTGTGGTAAGTTTGTAAACTATCAATTTGAAAACTTTTGTAACGAAAACAGGAATACTCATAACTTCTCATGTCTGAGAACTCCATAAAAAATGGTGTTGTTGAGCGCAAGAACTGTGTTTTAAAAGAATTACCTCGGACAATGATAAGACAATTAATTTTGCTTAAGTATTTTTGGACGGATGCACTTAGAATCGTATGTCATGTTTTAAATAGGGTGGTCCTTCAACCCATCCTAGAGCATACACCTTATGATCTACTTAAAAGTGTAAAGCTCAATAGTTAGAATTTTCACATTTTCGGATGCAAATGCTTTATTTTATATAACAGAAAGGACAATATTGATAAATTTGATGCAAAATTCGATGAAGGTATATTTTCGGGGTACTTGTCTTTAAGTAAAGCATATAGATTTTACAACTATAGATTGTTATCTGTAGAAGAGCCAGTTCATGTAGCTTTTGATGAGACAACACCCCAAAAGTCGGGGAAAGGTAGTTCTTCTTATGTTTCAGGTTTGATAATGGAAAATTTAGTCAATAATGACATTACTAAAGAAAATCCTCCTCCACCAACCGAAGAGAACATTATTAAAGATAAAGAGGGGAGCAAAACAAGAGGAAGATAAATAAGAGACCTGATCCCAACTACCTTCATATTGGAATTTTAGGAAAGATCTTTCGTTGATCAAATACTTGGTGATATTAGGAAAGGCTTAAGTACAAGATCTCAAGTTAATAAGTTATGTAAGTATTCTTATTTCATCTCTCAAATTGAGCCTAAAACAATATCTAATACTTTACATGATAAGGGGTGAGTCCTTTTTATGCAAGAAGAGTTCATTCAATTTAAACGAAATGACATATGGGACCTTGTTCCATGTCCTAAAGACAAAACAGTTATTTGAACTATATGAGTGTTTAGGACAAATTGGATGAAAATGGAATATCTAGAAATAAAGCTAGGCTAGTGGCAAAGGGGTATAATTAGGATGAAGAAATTGACTATGAGGATACTAATGCTTCTGTAGCTTGTCTTGAAGCAATACGACTCCTTTTGGAATTTGTTTGCTGCCTATATTTTAAGTtgtatcagatggatgttaaatCAACTTTTCTTAACGGctttataaataaataattttatgtatctcaacctcctggttttgaggACCATGAAAATCCTGATTAtgtttttaaaattaagtgaGCCCTCTATGGTCTCAAATAACCTCATAGAGTTTTGTATGAGTGCCTTGGTGGATTTTTGATAAAACAATGAATTAATCGTGGTAAAGTAGATACTAATTTATTTATTAGACGTAAAGCAAAGTATATAGTCCAAATTTACAttgatgatattatatttggATCCACTGATGAATATCATTGTAAGAAATTTGCGAGTTTGAAGTAGGGGGAGTTTGAAATGTCTCTAATGGGAAAACTTACCTATTTCTTAAGACTGCAGATAAAGGAAACTGAAGTTGGCACGTTCATCATCCATACAAAGTATATCTTAGAGCTCCTAAATAAATTTGATATGCAGGCTTCAAAAAGCATCTCAACTCCCATGGCATCAAATGTGATGGTAAATAAAGATGAACAAGGCGTACATATCCATATTATCAAATATAAATGTATACTAGGATATTTACTCTATTTTATTGGACTTAATACTTCACACACAAGAGGATGGATGTATTGTGTCATTTGAAAAAACGTTGTTTTGAAAATCTTTGGAAAATGAAATCagagtttaaaaatatttttgaaaacaTAGGAGCAGAAAAATAAAGAGCGGAACATAAAGTGTGGAATTTAAAAGAGTTAAGGGAAAGAGATGAACACCACGATATATAGAGGTTCAGTCAAACGATAAAACAACCTATTACTCTCCCTAATAATTAATCTTGAGAGTATTCAATAAACGTCGGGAGCTTTTAGTAGGAAGGACTCACGAACTTCCTTATACAAGGAGATGAAGGTTGACCTCCAACAAAATATTACAAGACTTCGGTATATGGAAATTTGAGTCTTCTGTTTCAAAATGTGAATCCATGCGTTAATCCTTTCTTCACAAACGAGGACCTTAGAGCAATTAGTCTTCAAGTTCATTAAACATTGCAAGCTTTTACACGAGTTGAGCTCACAAACCTTACACCTTGGTTTTACACGGGATAACCAGTAACTTGTGAGATTTTAACAACAAGCTGATTTCATATCAATGAAGCTTTTAATACCGAGCTGAGTTTCAACCTATCTGGGTTTTAATACCGGACTGACCAAGAACCGAGGAAATTTAATCACTGGTTGATCTCCAACCTAAATTATGACTGAATCACACAGCCCCAAACTAAAGATTTTTTATGGGTTTAACTTCTAACCCAAAAAATTCTCCAAATGGATAATATTCAACCAAGGTGCATACAAAAGATTTCCTTGGTGAATTAAAATTCTACCATTTCCAGAATTACAAGTATATCCTCACTCGCAAAAGGATTTTTCTCACAAAAGCACTTAGGCTAAGACATTAGTGAGAGAAATTTAAATAaaactttatatatatatatatatatatatatatatatatatatatatatatatatatatatatatatatatatatatatatatatatatatatatatatatatatatatatatatatatatatgtgtgtgtgtgtgtgtgggggggggggggtggtGGGGGGGGGGTATGGGTGGGCGTGTGCGTGTGGATGGGAGTGTGggcatgtgtgtgtgtgtacgcCTGCGTGCGTGTGggtgtgtgcatgtgtgtgtgtgtgtgtcagAGGGGGGAGGGGGGTATCAAATGAAATGAGAAAAtgaacctctatttataggctagaggttggCTCAAAAAAGAAATTCAATTTAATAACTTATATGACAATCTATTGATTGGAACATATCGATTAAAGTTAGTAATATAATTGATTGTATGTTttaaaaaggaaagaaaagatATCTGGTCGTTGAACATGATTAAGGTGTTGTCCTAATCGTATGTAGCTGAATTTTGAATTGAGATAATTGATTAGACAAATGTCCCAATCGATTGGATAATTCAAAATTTAGGTTATAGCTACTTTGACAAGTCCTAATTCATCTGACACAACTTTAAGatgattttttaaaataatttttgtagtaaaaacaatttgaaaatatttgtgtgtgtgtgtcttTTAGCCATGCGCTTTTACGATAAACTCCTTATGCTTTATAATAGGTTCACTCACTAATAAATTAGGAGGTTATCTAGTACTTTAATTTCCAGATACTTTCTCTTTTATGGACACTTGCTTGAGTAGTTTGAGATGCGACTTTAGATTGAAGttgagaaaaacacaagaaggggggCTGAATTGTGTttactttttctttctttttaaaCACTTGGTCAGATTCTAAACACAAAGTATAGAATCTGAATTAGTGGTTAGAGATAGGCAGCAAATAAATAAGGCAAGAAACAAGAGAAACATACATAGTTACTCTAGTTCCTCTCACAATTTGAGAATAATTCAGTCTCCTTGTACTTATAAGAaattttcactataatcacatAGGATTATAAGTTTTCTTAAGCccacaagcaagagacttccaatgctcaaaAACTAAAGTAAGATACTTTTATTCTCAAacacacaagcaagagacttccaatACTCAAGCACACAAACAAGATAGTTCTATGCTCGAGCACAAAAGTAAGAGTCTTCAAATGCTTAAACTCTTAGTAAGATACTTATAATAATCTACCTAACAGACAAACGATTATTTGAGGTAATACACTTGATATACATTAGATATGTATAAAGAATAAAATGTAAAGTATACTCTTTTAAGACTTGGGTatttctaagatatacaaggataagaaatcctaagtttaggttgtgcttttgttttgataGAGTAACTTCTCTTTGAGTGTCAATGGTTCATTTTTTTATTCTTCAAGTCTTCATCTCCTTAAATAGATAAGAAAAAAAGTCGTTGAAGATTCAACATAAAAGAGTTTTTTAGAAGCTTGAATAGAGGCATTGAGATGTTTTTTCAAATGGTTAATGTCATTGAAATATTGTTTGAAATTCCTTTGCTGCAAGATGAATTATCAGTTGCATCTCAACTGACTCTATGAAGAAAATAAAACTTAGGTCTTCACGTGACAAAATAGGTTGAGAGGTTGATAGTGACCTATTATAGTCACCTTGGTCCTTGCGCTTTGACTAGCTCGGGTTCTAATCATCAAAAGCAGATTTCTTCAAATTATGGTCTTTAGAGGTTGACATCCTCAGACTCTGACCTTCAAATGTTGACCTCTTCAGAAGTTGAATTCTTCGGAGTCTGGTCTTCAGCTTATGATCCATCAAATTCTGGTCTTTAAGTTTCTCTTTAGATGTTCATAGTTAGAACTAATACTTGGATTATTCATGAAATTTTAGTCTATGGTCATGCACACATGAACAAATATTAGTGTAtccaattgttctttaaatactttattatcatcaaaatccAAGGGATATGGGACAAACCAATTTTGTTCTAAGATAGATTCCGTTCCATTTGATTGCCATCATCGAATAATCAAGTTCACCAAATCCTAATGATTAGGTTTTCATATTTATTTGCTTAACTGTTCATGCTTGACATATCATAAGATATTAGTTGCCATCATCAAAAGTTAACGTCCTTGTTAAAATGAtatcacctacaaaacaaggttCCACATTCTCaccctttttgatgatgacaacacatCTCTCAGAGGAGGTGGTAAAAGAAATATTATTGATATATTTGGAGTGATTAAAGTCCCTCTGAGTTAAATACAGAGTATACCCTTCTCCCCCCGAGAGTATACTTCTCTCCTTTTGTAGAAATAAAAAAGGCGGGTAAAGATGCATTGCGAGAAATAAATACTCAAACAAGGAAATTTAGACATATAGAGAGGTAAAATTAATTTCTCATACTATTACTGAGAAATTCAAATTACATAAAGGAAATTTGTGGAAATTAAAGTACAAGAAGGAAAAATGTTGAACTCAAAAATAACACATAAGTGAGTTCATATATTTGTCATTAGTATCATCATCTTTTTTATATAATTCACTTTATCTATTTAACTTATCTTGTTATGCTTTAGCATATTTCCCAAACTTGCTTTATGTATATGTCTTATGTCTCTTCTATTTCTTATTCATATTCATCTTCCCATTCATCCCTGAGTTCTTTATATGTTATGTTGATCTTCATGTTTCTAAGTTTGGTATAATTTATTTTGTTGCCTGATGAGAATGATTTTTCTCTTAGAGTATCAATGTTGAAAGTTATTAGTATTTTGATAATCATTACCCTATATGGAAGATTTGCTGAAGGTTTTCTCTTGAGTGGGACATGTGATGAAATACCCTGTCTACCCAGTTTGTTAGAATGTTTTGAGTGAGAAGCCAAAGAGGGACAACATCGTGTTTATTGACATAGTCGATAGTGGTATTTCTTGGGAGAAAGATTCTTGTCAAGAGATAGTGAAGGATTCCAACTTTTGGTTTTAATAGGGTTGTACTGAAGAGAAATTTTATTTTCTCCATGGGATTAGTTACAAGAGAGTCTAGGGCTATGTTCCATTTGAAGTTCTTGAGTACAAAAAGGGTTTTCAGGTTTGTAGAATGTTCCTAGGAAGGGTATTTCAAACATTCTTCCAAATCGTTCTCTATGGATTATTATCTTCACATTTTCCACTGGTAATATTAGGAATTTTCCAAGAATGTTTAGGTTACTGCAATTTTTTTTACTAGATCAATTAAATTCTATCTGGTGCTTTTGTGAAGAATGATCTTAGTGAGGCTTGATAGATATGAGAATAGGATTTATATACTCTCATGAAGGTTTTGTCCATAAACCATGGTTCTATGATCTTTTTCTCTAAGATCATCTTCTTATCTTCTTCATGTTTGTTCATCATTGCAGCTATGATGGCATTCTTTTTTGTGATGGTATTTCGGGTCTTTGATTAGAGGAGGTCGTGGTGATAGTTATGACAAGAGGAATAACTCGCAAAATAAAAGATGCAGGAAAGTATGAGATGCAAGAAAAAGTGAAGATATGTATACCTATTTATAGCGTGCCATATGAGAATTTGAGCATGTATTCCTGGGAAGAATTCAATGTAGATTGTGATGATTGAAAATCAAAACAAAATATTTCGCATTTAAGTCTCCTAATCGATTGACTAAGGGATTCAATCGATTGGATTTAAAAATTTGTAAGGATTTTATGAAATCTTAATTAATATAGGGATTTAATTTGCTTATGGCACAAGTTAAGCTTGGATTCATTTTGAAAAACTTATCTTCAAACTTTTCCAATCGATTGTCATTAAGTGCTAACCGATTAGGCTTACGCAGTTTAGTCTCCCTTGGGCCTTATGTTGGATTTCTACTTTTCAGCACCCCCCAATTGTTAATTTTTGCATCCATTGCTAGAAAACACTAAAATGCGCATCTTATATGTTAGAAAACAATTTAATTTGATAACTAAAATATTTAAGAAATATTATTTTAAGGGGTTAATCGGATTTTCCTGATTATTTCAACTTTAAAAGAATTTTACCTATTTTATCAAGAAGTCTTGACAGATATTTCCCAAAAGGGAAGACACCAATATGGTGTATCCTCCTCTACACATCGTTGGATGCGTGAGTTGGTAAAGCTATAAAATAATAAGTAGGCCTATTACAGACATATTCATTCAATTGATCACTAAGGATCATACATTTTTAGATAGTCTCAAATACTTTGCTTTGATCACAATAGTTGAAGTTTGCCATCATCATTTCATTGTTGAATCAGAGACTTTGTAAATATTATATAATTTATAAGTATACCATGCTTTGAACAAATTTATTAATAATTGTCAAAAACTCCAAGCTGCaaagcatacctacaaaacacTAAGGTTTCACCTTCGGTGCCCATATCATCTTGGGCCCATGTGCATTAATCATAGAAGGTCTAAGTTTCCTTTTGATCTACGCCCTTCCTAGGTTTTCTATCCCTTTTAAATTTTATTCCATTTCAATTTATGGAGGACCTCTGATTGGAAAAAAAATAGGTTAAGCTTTTCTTTCCCTAGTGTAAACCTACCTAAATTTTCTCGAAGCATAGTTTCTTCTTTTACAAAGGAGTCACACCACTTACATTCTTCTTTCGAGTTTATAAGCTTAATTATCTATATTCTAAAATAGTTATTGATTTCCTTAAGATATCTTACAGATTTCTTAAGACctattgtcataccccaaattttcACCCTACCTTTCAcaaag encodes:
- the LOC127127583 gene encoding L10-interacting MYB domain-containing protein isoform X2; translated protein: MKNNSYRPYFAAPDSSSTRPASSSIAPTSIGASAIAAQMATNVDISDSKLWPDFVTKVFIDIMVDEVTKGNLPNGVFHNRIWTSMTTKLSSITNRSFKAGQLKAKMHRLRAMYREFYSLLQNTGFGWNAETNTVTASEEVWRNYLKVHDKASQFQKKGCDHYKLLEIIFNKNNATGVLHHSSTQDPPNTDEENELDNQYLNNGSASHVRVNGDSSDDDLHEVEHITRSGKRQVQVRSKKESTSHMMGEALSAWAKASLAKAERYRDRSVEATSRVTSDCSLTKCVTVLDEMEDIPHDAYGKALEKFMNPDWREVFIAMSVERKRGWVLRL
- the LOC127127583 gene encoding protein ALP1-like isoform X1, producing the protein MKNNSYRPYFAAPDSSSTRPASSSIAPTSIGASAIAAQVLTRIDIDESDDSTSDASDDEFAEFLFNSMIYNYHQKYFNKAKVLTSSLTGREFVAEVLNGSGTSCFDLFRMKKECFINFCNELREKNYLCDSRDVLVEEKVATFLFIIGHNVRHRVASIRFQHSTETISRNFKEVLRAVCRFGKELIKQESKEFPERIKNNSKYYPWFKNCIGAIDGTHISASVPAEKQISCRDRKATITQNVMCACDFNMMFTYVYSGWEGSAHDSKILLDAITNQNAEFPWPPRGSFYLVDSGYPCIGGFLPPYRGERYHAQEYRGQGRQPRSPEELFNYRHSSLRMTIERCFGVLKNRFPILKLMPPYKPSRQRLIVIACCAIHNYIRKWNLPDELFRIWEEMDPVELEGIQEGPIIEGTSSNVDNLTRLSNEGAAEMTMKRNHIRDEMWVHRSN